One window of the Thermococcus sp. P6 genome contains the following:
- a CDS encoding lamin tail domain-containing protein codes for MSPVRAQSSIDYLFMIVVLIVMVLSTIYTIREILLTVPETQGVIISYVMYNPPGSDVEGEYVLITNRGIVEVDMSGWQLKDEKNHAYTFPPGFVLKAGASVRVHTGSGGDNSTDLYWGWNQAVWNNDGDTAYLYDAGGKLVDKCSWTGKEGGAVSCH; via the coding sequence ATGTCCCCCGTTCGGGCCCAATCGTCCATAGACTACCTGTTCATGATCGTGGTATTGATCGTGATGGTCCTCTCCACGATATACACCATAAGGGAGATCCTCCTTACGGTTCCTGAAACTCAGGGAGTGATCATATCCTACGTGATGTACAATCCACCCGGTAGCGATGTAGAGGGAGAATACGTCCTTATAACCAACAGGGGCATCGTGGAAGTTGACATGAGCGGGTGGCAGCTGAAGGACGAGAAGAACCATGCCTACACCTTTCCCCCGGGCTTTGTCCTGAAGGCCGGTGCGAGCGTTAGGGTGCACACGGGTTCCGGGGGGGACAACTCCACGGACCTCTACTGGGGATGGAACCAGGCGGTCTGGAACAACGACGGGGACACGGCCTACCTCTACGATGCCGGCGGGAAACTCGTTGACAAATGCAGCTGGACCGGAAAGGAAGGCGGTGCCGTTAGCTGCCACTGA
- a CDS encoding class III signal peptide-containing protein translates to MKRKAQGAIEYLFMIAAALVIVLIVVRQLQGRGKSASELAGQAENKISGELQEQITSTNG, encoded by the coding sequence ATGAAGAGGAAAGCACAGGGTGCCATCGAGTACCTGTTCATGATCGCTGCAGCGCTGGTGATAGTTTTGATCGTGGTCAGGCAGCTCCAGGGCAGGGGCAAAAGCGCAAGTGAACTGGCCGGTCAAGCCGAGAACAAGATCTCCGGCGAGCTTCAGGAACAGATAACCAGCACCAACGGTTAA
- a CDS encoding site-2 protease family protein: MPKGIYECVDCGHRELFDSSEPVLEKACPRCGGDMVLVGLAGESGKGQSGPSTPKDLEEKLREFYDLELNRVEGNLLVFEVREILERDFERVLGELEKIGYWAALKKRNDNVLLFVFPAQEVKEEKIWLPLVFLMATILTTFLAGYYLSLGYVDFLNTYGLPGVRDPYLNAVAFSVALLAIIGTHELGHKIAAAYHGVKATMPYFIPFPNILGTLGAVIRVKSPLPTRNAAIDLGVSGPIAGFLVAIPVTVIGLRLSVVVPSGTLSQAPGGSIVFGTNLLFVFLEEYVLKLPQNADIFLHPVAIAGWVGILVTFLNLIPVAQLDGGHIARSFLDERTHRYLTMAVGFVLLGMSYLWAGWLIWGMLVLLMGSFGNPGPLDEVSPVSKGRLLLVILSVVIFLVSATPRPLWATG; this comes from the coding sequence ATGCCGAAGGGCATCTACGAGTGCGTCGACTGCGGCCACAGGGAGCTTTTCGATTCCTCAGAGCCGGTGCTCGAGAAAGCCTGCCCCCGCTGTGGGGGTGACATGGTCCTCGTGGGCCTTGCCGGGGAGTCCGGGAAAGGGCAGAGCGGACCCTCAACTCCTAAGGACCTTGAGGAAAAGCTGAGGGAGTTCTACGATCTCGAGCTGAACCGGGTCGAGGGCAACCTCCTCGTCTTCGAGGTTCGCGAGATCCTCGAGCGGGACTTCGAGAGGGTTCTCGGCGAGCTTGAGAAAATCGGCTACTGGGCCGCCCTTAAAAAACGGAATGATAATGTGCTGCTCTTCGTCTTCCCCGCTCAGGAGGTGAAGGAAGAAAAAATCTGGCTCCCTCTGGTTTTTCTGATGGCCACGATCCTTACGACGTTCCTTGCAGGTTACTACCTCTCGCTGGGCTACGTCGATTTTCTGAACACCTACGGCCTTCCGGGGGTCAGGGACCCCTACCTGAACGCCGTGGCCTTCTCCGTAGCTTTACTGGCCATAATCGGGACCCACGAGCTCGGCCACAAGATAGCGGCGGCCTATCATGGCGTTAAGGCCACGATGCCCTACTTCATACCCTTCCCGAACATACTGGGGACGCTGGGGGCCGTCATAAGGGTTAAGTCTCCCCTGCCAACGAGAAACGCCGCCATAGACCTCGGGGTCAGCGGTCCGATAGCAGGTTTCCTCGTGGCGATTCCGGTTACCGTGATCGGGCTCAGGCTTTCCGTTGTGGTTCCCTCAGGTACCCTCTCTCAGGCCCCGGGTGGTTCCATCGTCTTCGGTACAAACCTGCTCTTCGTGTTCCTTGAAGAGTACGTCCTTAAGCTCCCGCAGAACGCTGACATCTTCCTCCACCCGGTCGCCATAGCCGGATGGGTTGGGATTCTGGTGACGTTCCTCAACCTGATCCCGGTGGCCCAGCTGGACGGCGGCCACATCGCCCGCTCCTTCCTCGACGAGAGAACGCACAGGTACCTCACAATGGCCGTCGGCTTCGTCCTTCTTGGAATGAGCTACCTCTGGGCCGGCTGGCTTATATGGGGCATGTTGGTCCTCCTGATGGGTTCCTTCGGCAACCCCGGGCCTCTGGACGAGGTCTCTCCCGTTTCAAAGGGGAGGCTTCTGCTCGTGATACTCTCCGTTGTGATCTTCCTTGTCTCGGCCACACCGAGGCCGCTCTGGGCTACGGGGTAG
- a CDS encoding class III signal peptide-containing protein, which yields MGRNAQASLEYLFMITLAIIMILIFVWRFFDPRFGTIRKGGELQGSLEKNVSKGIESIGDR from the coding sequence ATGGGACGGAACGCTCAGGCATCGCTTGAATACCTTTTTATGATAACCCTTGCGATAATTATGATTCTAATATTCGTATGGAGGTTCTTTGACCCAAGGTTCGGGACCATCAGGAAGGGAGGGGAACTTCAGGGTTCTCTGGAGAAGAACGTTTCGAAAGGGATAGAGAGCATTGGGGACCGGTAG
- a CDS encoding DUF126 domain-containing protein, with protein sequence MRLRGRKIVGGKAEGELLVSRKPLSFLGGVDPETGIVTDAESDIKGQSIAGKILAFPRGKGSTVGSYVIYALKKNGKAPEALIVGEAETIVATGAIIAGIPTIDGVDVSKLKTGKRARVDADDGLVDVGE encoded by the coding sequence ATGCGACTCAGGGGCAGGAAGATAGTAGGCGGAAAGGCCGAGGGAGAACTTCTGGTGTCCCGTAAGCCCCTCTCCTTCCTCGGCGGTGTCGATCCGGAAACGGGGATCGTGACCGACGCGGAGAGCGACATAAAGGGTCAGAGCATAGCCGGGAAGATACTCGCCTTTCCCAGAGGTAAGGGTTCAACAGTGGGTTCTTACGTCATCTACGCCCTGAAGAAAAACGGAAAGGCGCCGGAGGCCCTCATAGTCGGGGAGGCTGAAACCATCGTGGCAACCGGGGCCATAATAGCCGGAATACCGACGATCGATGGGGTTGACGTCTCAAAGCTCAAAACCGGAAAACGCGCCCGCGTGGATGCCGACGACGGACTGGTGGATGTGGGGGAATGA
- a CDS encoding aconitase X catalytic domain-containing protein, producing MHLTREEELILAGEYGYALQKAMEILVALGDIYGADRLIPIKSAQIAGVSYKNIGDAGVEFLRDFAEAGARVSVYTTLNPAGVGDDAFMEKQREVLELYRRMGVEVTSTCTPYYGANLPKFGDHIAWSESSAVIFANSILGARTNREGGPSSLASAIVGKTPNYGLHLDENRKATVVVEVDAPLRGFVDYAALGYHLGRTLGNDVPYIRGLKPELTEYLKEMGASMAASGSIALYHVEGETPEYGSAITDKLERVTVEESDIRAVREAFSDDWSGIDVILVGCPHASLLEIKEVAELLRMRGRPLRIPLFITASRAVKALADALGYSEVIERYNGRILPDSCLVVSPVKEWYSGVATNSGKSAFYFRSFGLNVRLDDVENLIKEAP from the coding sequence ATGCATCTGACGAGAGAGGAGGAACTCATCCTGGCCGGTGAGTACGGCTACGCCCTTCAGAAGGCGATGGAGATTCTCGTCGCTCTCGGTGACATTTACGGTGCCGATAGGTTGATTCCCATAAAGAGCGCCCAGATAGCCGGGGTTTCCTACAAGAACATCGGAGATGCGGGTGTAGAGTTCTTGCGGGATTTTGCCGAAGCGGGGGCCAGGGTGAGCGTTTACACCACCTTAAATCCGGCTGGCGTGGGTGATGACGCCTTTATGGAGAAGCAGAGGGAGGTGCTCGAGCTCTACAGAAGGATGGGCGTGGAGGTTACCTCGACCTGCACCCCCTACTACGGGGCCAACCTTCCAAAGTTCGGCGATCACATCGCGTGGAGCGAGAGTTCGGCTGTGATATTCGCCAACTCGATTCTCGGGGCCAGAACAAACCGGGAGGGCGGTCCCTCGAGTCTTGCCTCTGCCATAGTCGGCAAAACCCCGAACTACGGCCTCCACCTCGATGAGAACAGGAAGGCGACCGTTGTTGTCGAGGTTGATGCCCCTCTCAGGGGCTTCGTGGATTACGCCGCTCTGGGCTACCACCTCGGCAGAACCCTCGGCAACGACGTTCCCTACATCAGGGGCCTGAAGCCGGAGCTTACGGAGTACCTCAAGGAGATGGGCGCTTCCATGGCCGCCAGCGGCTCCATAGCCCTCTACCACGTGGAGGGCGAAACCCCCGAGTACGGGAGCGCCATAACGGATAAACTCGAGAGGGTAACCGTTGAGGAGTCAGACATCAGGGCCGTCAGGGAGGCTTTCAGTGATGACTGGAGCGGGATAGATGTGATCCTCGTCGGCTGCCCCCACGCTTCCCTTCTCGAGATAAAAGAGGTGGCCGAACTCCTCAGGATGCGCGGAAGGCCTCTCAGGATACCCCTTTTCATCACCGCAAGCAGGGCCGTGAAGGCGCTCGCCGATGCCCTCGGGTACAGCGAGGTCATAGAACGCTACAACGGGAGGATACTTCCCGATTCCTGCCTCGTGGTTTCCCCCGTGAAGGAGTGGTACAGCGGAGTGGCCACCAACAGCGGAAAGTCGGCCTTTTACTTCCGTTCCTTCGGGTTGAACGTGAGGCTCGACGACGTGGAGAACCTGATTAAAGAGGCTCCGTGA